A single region of the Candidatus Zixiibacteriota bacterium genome encodes:
- a CDS encoding aromatic ring-hydroxylating dioxygenase subunit alpha encodes MGEIFNNPAVAVQSWYVVARSAEVRPGRALSRELARRRVAVYRGRDGKVQALGGRCPHLGADLGRGQVIGDRLQCVFHRWTFDRSGRCVHAPSLDAIPPSARTFSYPTDERYGAVWIFNGPRALFPIPSFSRWSDEQLAAVALPPQTINCHPHVVTCNGLDIHHFKAVHGLEFAEAPVAEQLDPYRIRLRLRIRLRGRSFFQIALRRIAGDVVDVTFTTWGGNLATLEGSAGPVPLLVLFTHRPSAGGRSASQTFLFAPRQRGWRRWIGTDLLLLGALRLIMGNILARDRALLDTLEFRSNLTAADAALATFVLQVNAMQVFDPESSGSLNEPAGADDARSAPAAGEAAP; translated from the coding sequence GTGGGCGAAATCTTCAACAATCCGGCGGTCGCGGTGCAGAGCTGGTACGTGGTGGCCCGGTCCGCCGAGGTGCGCCCCGGCCGAGCGCTCTCCCGCGAGCTCGCGCGGCGGCGAGTCGCCGTTTATCGCGGGCGCGACGGCAAGGTCCAGGCCCTGGGCGGGCGCTGCCCGCATCTCGGCGCCGACCTGGGGCGCGGCCAGGTGATCGGAGATCGGTTGCAGTGCGTCTTTCACCGCTGGACCTTCGACCGCAGCGGCCGGTGCGTTCACGCCCCGTCGCTGGATGCGATCCCTCCGTCCGCCCGCACCTTCTCCTATCCCACCGACGAGAGGTACGGCGCCGTGTGGATCTTCAACGGCCCGCGCGCGTTGTTCCCCATTCCCTCCTTTTCCCGATGGAGCGACGAGCAGCTGGCCGCGGTCGCGCTCCCGCCGCAGACGATCAACTGTCACCCGCACGTCGTCACCTGCAACGGCCTCGATATCCATCACTTCAAGGCCGTTCACGGGCTGGAGTTCGCCGAAGCGCCCGTGGCCGAGCAGCTCGACCCCTATCGCATCCGCTTGCGCCTGCGGATCCGGTTGCGAGGCCGCAGCTTCTTCCAGATCGCGTTGCGTCGCATCGCCGGTGACGTCGTCGACGTCACGTTCACCACGTGGGGAGGGAACCTGGCGACCCTGGAAGGAAGCGCCGGCCCCGTGCCGCTGTTGGTCCTGTTCACCCACCGCCCCTCGGCGGGCGGTCGAAGCGCCAGTCAAACCTTCCTCTTCGCGCCGAGGCAACGCGGCTGGAGGCGCTGGATCGGAACCGATCTGCTGCTGCTGGGCGCGCTCAGGTTGATCATGGGGAACATCCTCGCAAGAGACCGTGCGCTGCTCGACACGCTGGAATTCCGCAGCAACCTGACTGCCGCCGACGCCGCGCTGGCGACCTTCGTGCTGCAGGTCAACGCGATGCAAGTCTTCGACCCGGAATCCAGCGGCTCGCTGAACGAGCCGGCAGGAGCCGACGACGCGCGCTCCGCTCCCGCGGCCGGGGAGGCGGCTCCATGA
- a CDS encoding FG-GAP-like repeat-containing protein, translating to MERAESFLVTERTPGPPAVPRPLRGGWALPLPGDPRIPFAAILTLYAVLGCTVLRFNRTPLQILLTVGASCLFDSALCYLLRGARVFPLSAYITGLSLALLLNYAHNNYLLFLPVFLAIGSKYVFTFEGRHVYNPSMFGVAVSLLAGGDLITTAPAYQWGGTWAMSAFIATAALSLFVFRIGRNPLIISFLSFYLVQIALRAYIMRWYLPPEALLLGTLTSAPFFIFVFYMITDPQTSPAAPRQQIGLALALVLVDLYLHTLTSLYTFFYAAFIVATARFLWLHCRRLRSRGWGALFSRAVFRWATWRPLVTVGLAGAALLLAYRHLVRPGIAAGAPAFLLTPVAPADSGISSRRDGALLDRADARVRHVAKWLLSAGAAAAVADFDNDGRIDLLVTAPFSDRPVALYRNLGSFRFEPVEVPAFREIAGDPAARGLLSGGVFADYDNDGDQDLLLTVSYGKIVLLRNRLAETGEAGFEDVTRAAGIDEHAVSIAATFLDFDRDGRLDLFIANALNPYLERYRPPHPLNIFRLPAPEFPGDRRMLPFMHSSWDNAENGGLNALYRNLGNGRFQKMDIRALGMAETHWSLAVASGDLNNDGWPDLYVANDFGPDDLYLNEGGKRFRRVQGRLFGSIGRDTYKGMNVSLGDIDRNGFLDIYVSNVHVPLQAEGSLLWMTYPSRDRFVPRFVDEAWQRSALNEHRFGWGAALGDLDNDGWLDIVQTNGMVDDSLDKRFATCPDYWYVNEKLMRSGPEIHTYADMWGDLRGRCINGKEADRIYLNRGNYSRLQFVDIAERLGWKPRTPSRGALLADFDDDGALDVAITRLYAPLELYRNALYDAKKPSGPAARPRHWIGFLLEGDGVTCNRDAVGSRIVLSYTERGAPARQIREVHAVNAFAAQGERRQHFGLGAGVESVEVSISWCGAPPVSVGPMEANRYHTIVQSR from the coding sequence ATGGAGCGCGCCGAGTCGTTCCTTGTGACCGAGCGAACACCGGGCCCTCCCGCGGTGCCGCGTCCCTTGCGCGGCGGCTGGGCTCTTCCCCTGCCGGGCGACCCGCGCATTCCTTTCGCGGCGATCCTGACTTTGTATGCCGTTCTCGGCTGCACGGTTCTCCGCTTCAACCGCACGCCCCTGCAGATCCTGCTCACGGTGGGCGCTTCCTGTCTTTTCGATTCGGCGCTCTGCTACCTGCTGCGGGGCGCGCGCGTGTTTCCGCTCAGCGCTTACATCACCGGCCTTTCGCTCGCCCTGCTCCTCAACTACGCCCACAACAACTACCTTCTCTTCCTCCCGGTTTTCCTGGCCATCGGTTCGAAATACGTCTTTACCTTCGAGGGCCGCCACGTCTACAATCCCTCGATGTTCGGCGTCGCGGTCTCGCTGCTGGCGGGGGGCGACCTGATCACCACCGCTCCCGCCTACCAGTGGGGCGGCACGTGGGCGATGTCGGCCTTCATCGCCACGGCCGCGCTGAGCCTTTTCGTTTTCCGAATCGGCCGCAACCCTCTGATCATCTCGTTCCTCTCCTTCTATCTCGTCCAGATCGCTTTGCGCGCCTATATCATGCGGTGGTACCTCCCTCCGGAGGCTCTCCTGCTGGGCACGCTCACCTCCGCCCCGTTCTTCATATTCGTCTTCTACATGATCACCGACCCGCAAACGTCGCCGGCCGCTCCCCGGCAGCAGATCGGTCTGGCCCTGGCGCTCGTCCTGGTCGACCTCTACCTCCACACGCTGACCAGCCTCTATACGTTCTTCTACGCCGCGTTCATAGTGGCCACCGCGCGCTTCCTCTGGCTGCACTGCCGACGGCTGCGGTCGCGCGGCTGGGGGGCTCTTTTCTCCCGCGCCGTCTTCCGCTGGGCGACGTGGAGACCGCTCGTCACCGTCGGGCTGGCGGGCGCGGCGCTGCTTCTGGCCTACCGCCATCTCGTCCGTCCCGGCATCGCTGCGGGCGCGCCGGCCTTTCTCCTGACGCCCGTCGCCCCGGCCGATTCCGGGATCAGCTCGCGACGCGACGGGGCGCTCCTCGATCGCGCCGACGCCCGTGTCCGCCACGTCGCCAAATGGCTGCTCTCCGCGGGAGCGGCGGCCGCGGTCGCCGACTTCGACAACGACGGCCGGATCGACCTTTTGGTGACCGCTCCGTTCTCCGACCGGCCCGTGGCGCTCTATCGCAACCTGGGCTCGTTCCGTTTCGAGCCCGTCGAGGTTCCAGCGTTCCGCGAGATCGCCGGCGATCCGGCGGCGCGGGGTCTGCTGTCCGGAGGAGTCTTTGCCGACTACGACAACGACGGCGACCAGGACCTTCTGCTCACCGTCTCCTACGGCAAGATCGTGCTGCTGCGGAACCGGTTGGCCGAGACCGGAGAGGCCGGTTTCGAAGACGTCACCCGGGCGGCGGGGATCGATGAGCACGCCGTCAGTATCGCGGCGACGTTCCTGGACTTCGATCGCGACGGCAGGCTCGACCTTTTCATCGCCAACGCCCTCAATCCTTATCTGGAGCGCTACCGGCCGCCTCACCCCCTCAATATCTTCCGACTCCCCGCGCCCGAGTTCCCCGGCGATCGGCGCATGCTTCCGTTCATGCACAGCAGCTGGGACAATGCCGAGAACGGCGGACTGAACGCGCTGTATCGCAATCTCGGGAACGGCCGCTTTCAAAAGATGGATATCCGGGCGCTGGGAATGGCCGAGACGCACTGGAGCCTGGCGGTGGCTTCCGGCGACCTCAACAACGACGGGTGGCCGGACCTTTACGTCGCCAACGACTTCGGACCCGACGACCTCTATCTCAACGAGGGCGGCAAACGCTTTCGCCGCGTCCAGGGAAGACTGTTCGGCAGCATCGGCCGCGACACCTACAAGGGAATGAACGTGTCGCTGGGAGACATCGACCGCAACGGTTTCCTCGATATCTACGTCTCCAATGTTCACGTGCCGCTGCAGGCGGAGGGAAGCTTGCTGTGGATGACCTATCCGTCACGCGACCGCTTCGTTCCCCGTTTCGTGGACGAAGCATGGCAGCGCTCGGCCTTGAACGAGCACCGCTTCGGTTGGGGCGCCGCCCTCGGAGACCTCGACAACGACGGATGGCTCGACATCGTGCAGACGAACGGAATGGTCGACGATTCGCTGGACAAGCGATTCGCGACCTGTCCGGACTACTGGTACGTCAACGAAAAGCTCATGCGCTCCGGCCCGGAGATTCATACGTACGCCGACATGTGGGGGGACCTCCGGGGGCGTTGCATCAACGGCAAAGAGGCCGACCGGATCTACCTGAACCGCGGCAACTACTCGAGGCTGCAGTTCGTCGACATCGCGGAGCGGCTGGGATGGAAGCCCCGGACGCCGTCCCGAGGCGCGCTGCTCGCCGACTTCGACGACGACGGCGCGCTGGACGTTGCGATCACGCGCCTGTACGCGCCGCTGGAGCTCTACCGCAACGCGCTCTACGACGCGAAAAAGCCGTCCGGCCCGGCGGCGCGACCGCGTCACTGGATCGGCTTCCTCCTGGAAGGGGACGGCGTCACGTGCAACCGCGACGCCGTCGGCAGCCGGATCGTCCTCTCCTACACGGAGCGCGGCGCTCCGGCGCGTCAGATCCGGGAGGTTCATGCGGTCAACGCGTTCGCGGCTCAGGGCGAGCGGCGCCAGCACTTCGGGCTCGGAGCCGGAGTCGAGAGCGTGGAGGTCTCGATTTCCTGGTGCGGGGCGCCGCCGGTCTCCGTCGGTCCGATGGAGGCCAACCGTTACCATACGATCGTGCAGTCGCGCTGA
- a CDS encoding GH3 auxin-responsive promoter family protein: MIPLLLANSLWLCSGVAAARGLRRALQTPLRAQEDLLLSILRANQDCEYGKRHGFSRIRSVRDYQTAVPIVSYGDLEEDIDAVKKGRSGVLTSAPVVAFEKTTGSSAAAKYIPYTAALKRQFRRAVAAWMIDLYSHHPAMMIGKAYWSVSPAAREREVTPGGLPVGFDDETEYFGGRDRWLLRRILAAPPELPAIPDLSSSRYVTLRFLLEEKRLAFVSVWNPSFLTLLIRYLLEHAERLIEDVRRGQLTPPVPLPDPLRETLCRRLRANPERAAELERAFEQPARLVPSLVWPGLAVVSCWTSAGAKLFVPEMREFFPHAVIQPKGLIATEGVVSIPLTGHAGAAPALTSHFLEFIDGDRPGATPLLAHKLTPGKTYSVVLTTGGGLYRYRLGDRVQVVGRILETPLVEFIGKEDLVSDLCGEKLHEAYVRKILRELFEQVGLRPSFAMMAPEWGRPPGYVLFVEAPGFSDPPIESLGARLEARLKDSPHYRYCRELGQLAPARAVLVSGGAARIYLERCLTLGQRAGDVKPTALHCATGWRQWFRPAGADVVAGENP, from the coding sequence ATGATCCCGCTTCTGCTGGCGAACTCGCTGTGGCTTTGCTCGGGGGTTGCGGCGGCCCGCGGGCTGCGGCGCGCCTTGCAAACGCCGCTTCGGGCGCAAGAAGACCTCTTGCTGTCCATCCTGCGCGCCAACCAGGACTGCGAGTACGGGAAGCGGCACGGCTTTTCCCGCATCCGTTCCGTCCGCGACTATCAGACCGCGGTTCCCATCGTTTCGTACGGCGATCTCGAGGAAGACATCGACGCGGTCAAAAAGGGCCGGAGCGGCGTTCTCACCAGCGCGCCGGTCGTCGCTTTCGAGAAGACGACCGGTTCGTCGGCCGCGGCGAAATATATCCCGTACACCGCGGCTCTCAAGCGTCAGTTCCGGCGGGCGGTGGCGGCCTGGATGATCGATCTCTACAGCCATCATCCGGCGATGATGATCGGGAAAGCCTACTGGTCCGTGAGCCCCGCCGCGCGGGAGCGCGAAGTCACGCCCGGCGGCTTGCCGGTCGGCTTCGACGACGAAACCGAGTACTTCGGCGGTCGGGACCGCTGGCTGCTGCGGCGGATTCTGGCGGCTCCTCCCGAGCTCCCGGCGATCCCGGACCTTTCGAGCAGCCGCTACGTCACGTTGCGGTTCCTGCTCGAGGAAAAGCGGCTCGCTTTCGTGTCCGTCTGGAACCCGAGCTTTCTCACCTTGCTGATCCGTTATCTTCTCGAGCACGCGGAACGGCTGATCGAGGATGTGAGGCGGGGCCAGCTCACTCCTCCCGTTCCGCTTCCCGATCCGCTTCGAGAAACGCTCTGCCGCAGGCTCCGGGCCAACCCCGAACGGGCCGCGGAGCTCGAGCGAGCCTTCGAACAGCCCGCCCGTCTGGTTCCTTCTCTCGTCTGGCCCGGGCTTGCCGTGGTCAGTTGCTGGACCAGCGCCGGCGCGAAGCTGTTCGTGCCGGAGATGCGGGAGTTTTTTCCGCACGCCGTGATTCAGCCCAAGGGCCTGATCGCCACCGAGGGAGTGGTTTCGATCCCGTTGACGGGGCATGCCGGAGCGGCGCCCGCCCTCACCTCCCATTTTCTCGAATTCATCGACGGCGACCGGCCCGGAGCGACCCCTTTGCTGGCCCACAAGCTGACGCCGGGCAAGACGTACTCCGTCGTGCTGACCACCGGGGGAGGGCTGTACCGCTACCGGCTCGGCGACCGGGTGCAGGTGGTCGGCCGCATCCTCGAGACGCCTCTCGTCGAATTCATCGGCAAGGAAGATCTGGTCTCGGACCTTTGCGGCGAAAAGCTCCACGAGGCCTACGTCCGGAAAATCCTCCGCGAGCTGTTCGAGCAGGTCGGCCTGCGGCCGTCGTTCGCCATGATGGCGCCTGAATGGGGCCGGCCGCCCGGCTACGTCCTTTTCGTCGAAGCGCCCGGGTTCTCCGACCCTCCGATCGAGTCGCTCGGCGCCCGCCTCGAAGCGAGGCTCAAGGACTCGCCGCATTACCGTTACTGCCGGGAGCTGGGACAGCTCGCCCCGGCACGGGCCGTGCTCGTGAGCGGCGGGGCCGCGCGCATCTACCTGGAGCGCTGCCTGACGCTCGGCCAGCGCGCCGGCGATGTCAAGCCGACCGCGCTGCACTGCGCGACGGGCTGGCGGCAATGGTTCCGGCCGGCCGGCGCGGACGTCGTCGCGGGGGAAAATCCATGA
- a CDS encoding aromatic ring-hydroxylating dioxygenase subunit alpha, producing the protein MNGSGSLISRLKAFWYIGAESRELESRPLAATIMGERLVFFRAGDGSPRALLDRCAHRGMALSRGRVRRDGLECPYHGWRYDGDGRCLEVPALADGAPPPRASVRAFPCAERDGYIWVYMGNCPPSSSPPHLDGAGEPGWTTFRMKTRFQAGVLACLENFLDCPHTVYVHRGWFRNSRPRPARARVERYSDRVLVRFFGERDPRSAVSRLLFPRRAEMGHTDCFLMPATSRVEYSFGPRRRFIITSQCTPVSPDETEVYTLIAFRFGAVGPLVRLLFEPLSRIIIRQDVEILRLQGEQVRHFGDGPLVSTSADVFGPEIVRLWQSAVESGTDAGKHGAPLETRDVVLRF; encoded by the coding sequence ATGAACGGATCCGGTTCGCTCATCTCCCGCTTGAAGGCGTTCTGGTACATCGGCGCCGAATCCCGGGAGCTCGAGTCGCGTCCCCTCGCCGCCACGATCATGGGCGAGCGGCTCGTGTTCTTCCGCGCCGGCGACGGTTCGCCGAGAGCGCTGCTCGATCGGTGTGCTCACCGGGGCATGGCGCTGTCGCGCGGGAGAGTCCGGCGCGACGGGCTCGAATGTCCGTATCATGGCTGGCGGTACGACGGCGATGGCCGCTGCCTGGAGGTTCCGGCCCTTGCCGACGGCGCGCCGCCGCCCCGCGCGAGCGTCCGGGCCTTTCCCTGCGCCGAGCGCGACGGCTATATCTGGGTCTACATGGGGAATTGTCCGCCGAGCAGCTCTCCTCCGCACCTGGACGGCGCGGGCGAGCCCGGCTGGACCACTTTCAGGATGAAAACCCGTTTTCAGGCGGGAGTGTTGGCCTGTCTGGAAAATTTTCTTGACTGCCCGCACACGGTTTATGTACATCGTGGGTGGTTTCGGAACTCTCGACCCCGACCCGCCAGAGCCCGGGTGGAGCGGTACTCCGACAGGGTTCTGGTGCGCTTTTTCGGCGAGCGCGATCCCCGGAGCGCCGTTTCCCGGCTGTTGTTTCCGCGACGCGCAGAGATGGGCCACACCGATTGCTTCCTGATGCCGGCCACCAGCCGCGTGGAATATTCCTTCGGGCCGAGGCGGCGCTTCATCATCACGTCCCAGTGTACTCCGGTGTCGCCCGACGAAACCGAGGTCTACACTCTGATCGCTTTCCGCTTCGGCGCCGTCGGACCTCTCGTGCGGCTGCTTTTCGAGCCTCTTTCACGCATCATTATCCGCCAGGACGTGGAAATCCTGCGGCTACAAGGCGAGCAAGTCCGCCATTTCGGAGACGGGCCGCTGGTCTCGACTTCCGCTGACGTGTTCGGCCCGGAGATCGTGCGCCTGTGGCAAAGCGCTGTGGAATCCGGCACGGACGCCGGGAAACACGGCGCGCCGCTCGAAACCCGCGATGTTGTCCTCCGTTTCTGA